CTTCTCGCGGCCGGGTTTTTTTTCGTGCAGATTCGCCGCGCGCGGGGCCGCGCTCCCTCGCCGCCCGCGGTCGTCGTGCAGTCGTTCATCACGGGGGGCGCGCGGTCGCCGAGCTTTCCGTTTATCGAATCCGCACGAAGGAGATCATCACGACGTCGGACCACTGGTTCGGCGCGTTCGGCAAGCGCTACCTCACGTGGCTCTTCAGCAATAAACAAATGACGATGATCTTCGAGTTCGTGATCGACTTCCGCTACAACCTCCAGAGCCCGGAGTTCGCGGCGTCGGGCGACGAGCGGGCCGGCTGGCGCGTCACGCTCCCGCCGCCGAGCCACGACGTCCAGATCCTCGACATGCTCCTCCACAGCGAGGGGAAGACCGAGCTTCTTCCCTGGCTCATGCCGGACATCATCGGGCGCTTCTTCACCGGGGGCTTCTCGGTCGAGGACAAGAACCGGCTGATCGCGGAGGCGAAAGTGGAGGCGGCGCGGCTCGCATCCACGCTCGTCGATCAGTACCAGGAGGACGCCCGCGCCTCGGCGCGGCGCACCCTCGAGATGATGGCGCGGGGCTTCGGCATCGAGAAGATCGCGATCGACTTCACCCCGGCGCGCGAGTTCCGCCCCGAGGTGGACGCCTCGCGGATCGAAAAGGCGCTCCCGGCCGACTCGTGAACCTGGCACACAAGGGGAAAGACGCCTGTCGCCAAGAAAGAAGAAAGGAAAGCCATGAGCGAGAAAGAGAAGATCGTGGGGGCCGCGCGCGCCAATCCCTTCCGCGAGATCGTGCAGCCGTTCATCGATCTCGTCCACGCACCGCGCGCTCTCTGGGGAGTCAACTTGGCCTACGTCCTCGAAGGGATGGTCTACTTCGGGATGCTGGGCTACCTCGCGATGCACTTCTCGGATTTCGTCTTCTCGGGCATCGAGCCGAGCGG
The sequence above is drawn from the Candidatus Eisenbacteria bacterium genome and encodes:
- a CDS encoding DUF4230 domain-containing protein, with translation MRAAKPNRTWGCYNAKREFHRPAPKERGSDGRISDRSRGRPSRGRVFFRADSPRAGPRSLAARGRRAVVHHGGRAVAELSVYRIRTKEIITTSDHWFGAFGKRYLTWLFSNKQMTMIFEFVIDFRYNLQSPEFAASGDERAGWRVTLPPPSHDVQILDMLLHSEGKTELLPWLMPDIIGRFFTGGFSVEDKNRLIAEAKVEAARLASTLVDQYQEDARASARRTLEMMARGFGIEKIAIDFTPAREFRPEVDASRIEKALPADS